The genomic region GTTTTGGTAATATCCTCAAAAATAGTCGCGCTTTCGGAAGGCCGTGTTTTGCCTCCTTTAACCGTTAAACAAAAAGAATCGCTTATAAAAAAAGAAAGCACTGGTTATATAAAAACAAAACTTTGTTTTTTTACTATTAAGGACGCAATGGTAATGACAAACGCGGGAATTGACGAATCAAATTCCGAAGGCGGCAAAATTATTTTACTTCCTAAAGACTGTTATAAAACAGCGTCTGAACTAGTAAAGGAACTTAAAAAATTTTATAAAGTAAAAAACTTTGGCGTAATAATTACCGATAGCATGATACTTCCTTTAAGAGCGGGCGTTATAGGCGCGGCGGTGGGTTACTCCGGTTTTAAAGGCGTAAAAAATTATATTGGTAAAAAAGATATTTACGGACGCAAATTAAAAATGACAATGGTTGATATCGCCGACAGCCTCGCTTCCGCGGCAAGTTTGC from Elusimicrobium minutum Pei191 harbors:
- a CDS encoding coenzyme F420-0:L-glutamate ligase, giving the protein MNFKPKKTSVFKEGDNLSFFIKKHIKKIKENGVLVISSKIVALSEGRVLPPLTVKQKESLIKKESTGYIKTKLCFFTIKDAMVMTNAGIDESNSEGGKIILLPKDCYKTASELVKELKKFYKVKNFGVIITDSMILPLRAGVIGAAVGYSGFKGVKNYIGKKDIYGRKLKMTMVDIADSLASAASLLMGEADEKTPLCVIENAPVVFCAKDKKGEIKYPLEQDLYYPFFKKLLK